A portion of the Geitlerinema sp. PCC 9228 genome contains these proteins:
- a CDS encoding HD family phosphohydrolase encodes METNSGFTTETKAQGKPAKTNDQHPSRWHSCEVLQLRREVPNTNESSQAELIEKLLDIGTALSCTENLPELLHLILTKSREITCSDAGSVYLVDRRSDKAQLSSKIIQNDSCAHFTFQEFSIPLNPNSLAGYVALTGETINIPDAYQIPEDVCFQLNRSFDRQTRYRTKSVLVLPMQNQQKEIIGVIQLINRKTAPNIAVTLENAEQVTLPYTEWDERVVKSLASQAAVSIERHHLQESIEHLFEGFVKASVQAIESRDPCTSGHSERVAALSVRLAEATNQIHWGSLSSLYFSDRQLKEIRYAALLHDFGKVGVPEAILTKPKKLYPKQLELIRQRFATVRRTLEMECAQSKFRHLIEHPQHRHESSHSDCHHCQQLQQLDGELLEKLQKLDTYWDALLEANEPKVLGEEPLALLQELSQYTYTDVDGVEKPLLSEKELQQLQVWRGSLTAAERRYMESHVIHTYAFLKKIPWTQDLAGVPQIAYAHHEKLDGSGYPQRLRASDIPIQAQIMTIADIYDALTAGDRPYKRALSTEAAIRILYQEGEAGKINYDFLELFVAQEVFAVLGHERDRNQFT; translated from the coding sequence ATGGAAACAAACAGTGGCTTTACCACTGAAACCAAAGCTCAGGGCAAGCCAGCTAAAACCAACGACCAGCACCCTAGTCGATGGCATTCCTGCGAGGTGTTGCAACTACGCAGGGAAGTTCCAAATACTAACGAATCCAGCCAAGCGGAACTCATTGAAAAACTGCTCGACATTGGTACGGCTCTCTCTTGTACTGAAAACTTACCAGAGCTACTGCATTTAATCCTCACCAAAAGCCGCGAAATTACTTGCAGCGATGCTGGCAGCGTTTATCTGGTAGACCGTCGCAGCGACAAGGCGCAACTTTCTTCTAAAATCATCCAAAACGATTCTTGCGCGCATTTCACCTTTCAAGAATTTTCCATTCCCCTCAACCCCAATAGCTTGGCAGGATACGTGGCGCTAACTGGAGAAACCATCAACATCCCAGATGCCTATCAAATCCCTGAGGATGTGTGTTTTCAGCTCAACCGCAGTTTTGACCGTCAAACCCGCTATCGAACCAAATCGGTGCTGGTTTTACCCATGCAGAACCAGCAAAAAGAAATTATTGGGGTCATTCAGCTGATTAACCGCAAAACTGCTCCCAATATTGCCGTTACCCTGGAAAATGCCGAACAGGTGACCCTTCCCTATACAGAATGGGATGAGCGGGTGGTCAAATCCCTTGCCAGCCAGGCAGCAGTTTCCATTGAAAGACATCACCTGCAAGAGAGTATCGAACATCTTTTTGAAGGCTTTGTCAAAGCTTCTGTGCAAGCCATCGAATCCCGCGATCCCTGTACTTCCGGACATTCGGAACGGGTGGCGGCGTTGAGTGTCAGATTGGCGGAGGCGACCAACCAGATTCATTGGGGGTCTTTAAGTAGTTTATATTTTAGCGATCGCCAGTTAAAAGAAATTCGCTATGCCGCCTTGCTGCACGATTTTGGCAAAGTTGGCGTTCCCGAAGCCATTCTCACCAAACCCAAAAAACTCTATCCCAAACAGCTAGAACTGATTCGGCAGCGGTTTGCCACCGTCAGGCGAACTTTGGAGATGGAATGTGCCCAGAGCAAATTTCGCCACCTCATCGAACATCCCCAACATCGCCACGAGTCTTCCCATAGTGACTGCCACCACTGCCAGCAGTTGCAGCAGTTGGATGGGGAATTATTAGAAAAATTGCAAAAATTGGACACTTACTGGGATGCGTTGCTAGAAGCCAACGAACCGAAAGTGCTAGGAGAAGAACCCCTAGCGCTGCTGCAAGAACTCAGCCAATACACATATACCGATGTAGATGGAGTGGAAAAACCGCTGCTCAGCGAGAAAGAATTGCAACAACTTCAGGTTTGGCGGGGGAGTCTGACCGCAGCCGAGAGGCGCTACATGGAATCCCACGTGATCCATACCTATGCTTTCCTGAAGAAAATTCCTTGGACCCAGGATTTGGCTGGCGTTCCCCAAATTGCCTACGCACACCACGAAAAGCTTGATGGTAGTGGTTATCCCCAACGCTTGCGTGCCAGCGATATTCCTATACAAGCGCAAATTATGACCATTGCCGATATTTACGATGCCCTGACGGCCGGCGATCGCCCTTACAAGCGGGCTCTATCCACCGAAGCTGCCATTCGGATTTTATACCAAGAAGGGGAAGCGGGCAAGATTAACTACGACTTTTTGGAGTTGTTTGTGGCTCAGGAAGTATTTGCGGTTTTGGGGCACGAACGCGATCGCAACCAATTTACCTAA
- a CDS encoding 4a-hydroxytetrahydrobiopterin dehydratase translates to MATLLSESDIQKQLQEIPQWQQAGNKIQRAFKFNNFVEAIEFVNKLVEPAEQAGHHPDIAISYNQVTISLTSHDAGGLTEKDFSLAKTISQLS, encoded by the coding sequence ATGGCTACCTTGCTTAGCGAATCGGATATCCAAAAGCAACTACAGGAAATTCCCCAATGGCAACAAGCTGGCAATAAAATCCAGCGCGCTTTCAAATTTAATAATTTCGTCGAAGCCATTGAGTTTGTCAACAAACTGGTAGAACCTGCCGAACAAGCCGGACACCATCCAGATATTGCCATTTCCTATAACCAAGTCACCATTAGCCTCACCAGTCACGACGCTGGTGGCTTAACAGAAAAAGATTTTAGCCTGGCCAAAACCATTTCCCAACTCTCGTAA